Within Cryptosporangium aurantiacum, the genomic segment TGGTGCCGTGCGGCTGCGCCGACAGGATCTCGCACTCCCCGCCCAGCTCCCCCGCCCGGTCACGCATCGAGGACAAGCCCACCCCGGACCGCACCGGCCCGCTGATCCCCACCCCGTCGTCGCTGACCTCGATCGTCAGGTCGCGGCCGCGCCGCACGGCGACCACACAGTTCCGTGCGCTCGCATGCCGGGCGACGTTGTTCAGCGCCTCGGCGACGACCCGATACGCCGCGACCTCGACCGCGGCAGGCAGCCGGTCGAGGTCGTCGTCCAGCTCCAGTTGGACGGAGAGCGCCGCACTGTCGAACCGACGGCACTCGTCCCGCAGCGCCACGGCCAGCCCACGGTCCAGCGCCGGCGGACGCAGTTCGTCGACCAGCTGCCGTACCTCCGCCGTGCAGGCGGCCAGGTCACCGGCGAGGGCATCGAGGATGTCGCGGATCCGGCCGGAACCGGCCAGCTTCCGCGCGGCCCGCACCTGCATGGACATGCCGGTGAGGCTCGGCCCCAGGCCGTCGTGGAGGTCACGCCGCAACCGGCGCCGCTCCTCCTCCTGCGCCCGCACCAACCGCTCCCGCGACTCCTGCAGGTCCCTGGTGAGCCGGCTGGCCTCCACCGCCACCCCCGCGTGCAGCGCGATGTCGGCCAGCAGGCGGGTCTCGCGCGGGGTGAAGTGCCCGCCGTCGGTGCGGGGTGAGACGAGCAGACGTCCGATGTGCTCGCCGCGGGAGATCATGTCGAACGCGTTCACGGTCGGCCCGACCCGGCCGTACCAGGCCAGCAGCCGGGCGCCGCGCGCCTCCTCGACCTCGACCGCCACGTACGGGACCTGCAACGAGCTGGCGATCGTTCCGGTCAGCAGCGGGAGCACCGCGTTCGGCTCGGCGGTCTGCCCCAGCACGTCGCCGAGCTCGGCGATGACCTTGTACGGGTCGTGCCGGTCTCCGTAGAGCAGGTGGTTGACGCCCTGCTGGACGCGACGGTGCAGCGGCGCGTACGCGATCGCGATCAGGCCGGTGGTGACCAGCGAGACCGTGTCGTCGTCGGTGTTCCGCATGACGATCTCGCGGAGCACGGTCACGATCGCGACGAAGCCGACGACGACCAGCAACGTCATGACCAACCACACGATCGTGCGGTTCAGCACCCGATCGAGGTCGTAGAGCCGGTATCGGACGATCGCGACGGTCATCCCGAGCGGCACGGCGACCGTCGCGATGACGTAGCCGCCCGACAGGTTGAAGAAGTCGGCGAACCACCCCAGGAGGAACAGCGTGACCGCCGGCAGCAGGCAGGCGAGTTGCTGCCGCGTCTCGCCGTCTGCGCGTCGCCAACGGAACCAGAGCGCGGCCAGCACACCGAAGGCCGCGAACACGGTGAACAGCAACGCGACCGCGAAGATCCGGATGAACAAGCGCGCGAACGGCGGCTTCTTGATATCCGTGCTGAGCAGCGTCTGCGGCTCGGCGAACGCGCCGATCGCGAGGGCCAGCGCGCCGAGCGTCGTCAGTACGACGAGCGCGATCGCCAGCGCACGCCAGCGACGACTCGGTAATCGGCCGTCGGGAAAGACCAGCAGGGCCAGGAACAGCAGGCCGTACGCCGGCCACCAGGACCACTGGCTCAGCCAGGCGACGGGTTCCCACCTGGTCCAACTCACCGCGAGCGTGCCGACCGCGGCACTGGCGCCGGCTGCGAGGAGCAGCCGGCCGACCAGGTGCCGCGGCACGGCGACGAGGATGAGCACACCCATTGCCGTGCAGGAGACCGCCACCGCGATGCTGATCCCCACCGGCCCGGTGTCCGGGTCGTCGCTGCCGATGAACTGTCCGAGCAGTACGGCAGCCACGACCAGGACGGCGACGAGCAACCCCACGACGCTGCGGGGCGAAAGTCTGGACAGGGAGGAAATTGGCATCCGGCTACCGTTCGTCGTACGGAATGTCAGATATTGTGCATCAAATTGTGGAACCAGCTTCCCCGGTCCTGCTGGTGCCCTTCCGGCGCCGCCTCATGGGTCAATCCCCGCAGCGCGGCGATGCTCTCGGCCAGCGTCTTGCCGTTGAGCTGCGGCAGCTCGCGGAGTGCCTCGTCGACGCTCAGCCCGAAGTCTTCGGAGATCTGCGACGGGTGGTCGGTCGTGTACTGGGCGAGGAAGGCGAAGACCGCTACGAGACGTGCCTGGACGGCCTCCGGCTCCGGCTTCTCGTCCGTCTTCACCAGTCCCGACAGGCGCCAGGTCTCGTCGAACACCGGCGCGAGCCGCTGCCCGTCCTGGTCGAAGAAGTCCAAGCCGCGCGGCGGCTCGGCAGGGGCGGCCTCGTGGGTGGCCAGCAGGTCGGTCACGCTGCTGAACAAATGCGCGAAGCGGTCGTTGACGTCGATGACGAAGACCGTCGCGGGTTCCGAGTTGGTCACGGTAAGTCCTCTGCACTGTGGACGGAGCGCGCGCTCCATCGATCGGGTTCCGCAGGAAGAATGAGCCTCAGGATCCGGCAGAGCGCCGGGTTACGACCGCGACCGTGCGGTCCCGGGACCCTGCCGCGCTGGTTGTACCGCAGCGGCGCGCGCCCCGTCCTGTCCGATGACGACATCCCGTCAGTAGCCGCGGCGCGGCGGGCCCGAACCGCCGCGGGCCGCGCTCGGCGGGCACGAGTGAGGGCCGGAATCCCCCTCGGATCCCGGCTCACACCCGGAGGACGAGCGCAGTCCGATGTCTCCACTGCGCCCCCACTTCTTCCGCACCTGCCTCCCCAAGGAGACGGGCTACTACACACGGGCTGTGGCACGCGTCGGTTCGCGGTCAGCCCTCGGACATGACCCGGCGCAGG encodes:
- a CDS encoding M12 family metallopeptidase; the encoded protein is MPISSLSRLSPRSVVGLLVAVLVVAAVLLGQFIGSDDPDTGPVGISIAVAVSCTAMGVLILVAVPRHLVGRLLLAAGASAAVGTLAVSWTRWEPVAWLSQWSWWPAYGLLFLALLVFPDGRLPSRRWRALAIALVVLTTLGALALAIGAFAEPQTLLSTDIKKPPFARLFIRIFAVALLFTVFAAFGVLAALWFRWRRADGETRQQLACLLPAVTLFLLGWFADFFNLSGGYVIATVAVPLGMTVAIVRYRLYDLDRVLNRTIVWLVMTLLVVVGFVAIVTVLREIVMRNTDDDTVSLVTTGLIAIAYAPLHRRVQQGVNHLLYGDRHDPYKVIAELGDVLGQTAEPNAVLPLLTGTIASSLQVPYVAVEVEEARGARLLAWYGRVGPTVNAFDMISRGEHIGRLLVSPRTDGGHFTPRETRLLADIALHAGVAVEASRLTRDLQESRERLVRAQEEERRRLRRDLHDGLGPSLTGMSMQVRAARKLAGSGRIRDILDALAGDLAACTAEVRQLVDELRPPALDRGLAVALRDECRRFDSAALSVQLELDDDLDRLPAAVEVAAYRVVAEALNNVARHASARNCVVAVRRGRDLTIEVSDDGVGISGPVRSGVGLSSMRDRAGELGGECEILSAQPHGTTVRVHFPAASLMLVHPPTPAAADAVAVAQANGVAPAVPAVVAAAVSDAAPVASVADAGPAAPAVPVAPAVPVAPAVPVAPAVPVAPAVPVAPAPAAPPAPAAPPAPAAPPAPAAPPAPAAPPAPAAPPAPAAPPAPAAPPAPAAPPAPAAPSAPAAGAPVADAPSAAPALGVSDIAPVGPPVRLWPDGVVPYEIAPGIGPEEHVAEAIAHLESHTLIRFVPRNADEHPDYVRFVLGDSFASQVGRVGGEQQIELLAGGEMGGVLHEIVHTLGRWHEHCRADRDQYVTIQWQNVAPESRPNFLRQATGPNEDPYDYESIMHYPRVAFSTNGERTLETLRPVPPVPPGLPVGQRRRLSEGDCRTIERMYRTAPAFAEQPTAPRTLRPVAADVVSGTLHLPDEAPSGRAATVVISVRDTTTTGGPMRSVGETIMADVPLVGGGTIPFRVPVAAVDPAAVYTVEAHVDVRGDGTVATGDLVTAAACAVLTGGAPTELAVPMTSVV